In a single window of the Natronosalvus caseinilyticus genome:
- a CDS encoding MATE family efflux transporter: MTTGSIPPKLARLAWPLVLGNLLQTVYNLADMFWVGRVSSEAVAAVSLMFPLSWMFVSTAMGLTAATIALVSQHVGAGDQRAADRVVGQTILLAVVVSGLLATVGLTFRRPLLQLIGARDQVFVEALAYIEVIFLALPLTFLFFAFRSSLQGAGDTKTAMWLVLISAGLNVVLDPFLILGWGPFPAWGTRGAAVATFVARAVAGVAGIAILLDGRYGVRLRLRDLTPNLTIQRRLIDVGYPATFDGWARSFASVAMAAFVARFGATPTAAYGIVVRLMSVTWSVAGAVGDATATGVGQNLGARTPDRAATVAKTATAGTIGFIFVVAAIVFAFPAQAMGIFVDDPDVIAEGIIFIRINAPFWAVFAGVMVIQGAFRGAGNTREAMALSMLSRWVFRVPVALVLAFAWTVTVPGLGITVSGLEWGVDGIWWAFSVGMGATFVVAVVWFRLGTWREAIVEGDAGGPRAPTSGADATDVDRDSDAPAE; encoded by the coding sequence ATGACGACCGGGTCGATCCCACCGAAGCTCGCGCGACTGGCCTGGCCACTGGTCCTCGGCAACCTCCTGCAGACCGTCTACAACCTCGCGGACATGTTCTGGGTCGGGCGCGTCAGTTCGGAAGCGGTTGCGGCCGTCTCGCTGATGTTTCCACTGTCGTGGATGTTCGTCTCGACGGCGATGGGGCTGACGGCGGCGACTATCGCTCTCGTCTCCCAGCACGTCGGTGCCGGCGACCAGCGCGCGGCCGACCGGGTCGTCGGCCAGACTATCCTCCTCGCGGTGGTCGTCTCTGGCCTCCTGGCAACGGTTGGCCTGACGTTCCGGCGACCGTTACTCCAGCTCATCGGCGCACGCGATCAGGTTTTCGTCGAGGCGCTGGCGTACATCGAGGTGATCTTCCTCGCACTCCCACTCACCTTCCTCTTCTTCGCGTTCCGGTCGTCCCTGCAGGGCGCCGGCGACACGAAGACGGCGATGTGGCTGGTCCTGATATCGGCCGGGCTGAACGTCGTCCTGGACCCGTTCCTCATCCTGGGCTGGGGTCCGTTCCCCGCGTGGGGTACCCGGGGCGCAGCCGTGGCGACGTTCGTCGCTCGAGCGGTCGCCGGCGTCGCTGGAATCGCCATCCTCCTCGACGGCCGCTACGGAGTTCGACTCCGCCTTCGGGACCTCACACCGAACCTGACGATCCAGCGCCGATTGATCGACGTCGGCTACCCGGCCACGTTCGACGGCTGGGCGCGAAGCTTCGCGTCGGTCGCGATGGCCGCGTTCGTCGCCCGCTTCGGCGCGACGCCAACCGCCGCCTACGGAATCGTCGTCCGGCTCATGTCCGTGACGTGGTCCGTCGCGGGCGCCGTCGGCGACGCGACCGCGACCGGCGTCGGCCAGAACCTCGGCGCGCGGACGCCCGATCGGGCGGCGACCGTCGCGAAGACGGCGACGGCGGGAACGATCGGATTCATCTTCGTGGTCGCCGCGATCGTCTTCGCCTTCCCTGCCCAGGCGATGGGCATCTTCGTCGACGACCCTGACGTGATCGCCGAGGGGATCATCTTCATCCGGATCAACGCTCCCTTCTGGGCGGTTTTCGCCGGCGTGATGGTCATTCAGGGCGCGTTCCGTGGCGCCGGGAACACGCGCGAGGCGATGGCGCTCTCGATGCTCTCGCGCTGGGTCTTTCGCGTCCCCGTCGCGCTCGTGCTCGCGTTCGCCTGGACGGTGACGGTCCCCGGCCTCGGCATCACGGTCTCGGGGCTCGAGTGGGGCGTCGACGGCATCTGGTGGGCGTTCTCCGTCGGCATGGGCGCCACGTTCGTCGTCGCCGTGGTCTGGTTCCGGCTCGGGACCTGGCGCGAGGCGATCGTCGAGGGCGACGCGGGTGGACCTCGAGCGCCGACGAGCGGAGCGGACGCGACGGACGTCGACCGGGATTCTGACGCGCCGGCCGAGTAG
- a CDS encoding glycosyltransferase, whose protein sequence is MGSPISRVIERFGTGVGTGSLVLAGLYQGADIQTVTVEVLLVTVQVVYLEALPAVALFTAFLLATGSLLVREVWSSRDDDPRITDGPPLEAIVPVYGDAETLPISVESLVESEYESLTVTVVVEPNDEPTGSVARRLAARHDRVRCGVNGRPGSKAGAINWAVAESDADHFAVFDADEWVDPAFLSRAMAELEGEGNDEDEDEADGGDADVFQGRRIPRATGPVETLAYCERVLFHSSYKLVELFGFANCRSSSTVFTRKAFDRVDGFDDVLTEDLAFAHDCYRAGCSVTQARQWTNTMEAPHTLRDLWGQRKRWRVGQVEVLHRTLREALTEGIDRRGLVSIGRLSSALLGTLAVLLLAGKIALLLMLDTESALLVPVACLLALIGGVALRDVQDGRIDGLHWSACFVIFVVPAFGVLTLKAVLEYVISWNGEWYRVTKAGA, encoded by the coding sequence ATGGGTTCCCCGATTTCTCGAGTGATCGAACGGTTCGGGACGGGAGTCGGGACCGGATCGCTGGTCCTCGCTGGCCTCTACCAGGGGGCGGACATTCAGACGGTCACCGTCGAGGTACTGCTAGTGACCGTCCAGGTCGTCTACCTCGAGGCCCTCCCTGCGGTCGCTCTCTTCACGGCGTTTCTCCTCGCAACGGGCTCGCTGCTCGTTCGTGAAGTATGGTCCTCGCGCGACGACGACCCACGAATCACCGACGGACCGCCGCTCGAGGCCATCGTGCCCGTCTACGGGGACGCGGAGACGCTCCCGATCAGCGTCGAGAGCCTGGTCGAGAGCGAGTACGAGAGCCTGACCGTGACGGTCGTCGTCGAGCCGAACGACGAGCCCACCGGGTCGGTGGCCCGCCGACTGGCCGCCCGCCACGACCGCGTTCGCTGTGGCGTCAACGGCCGTCCAGGTTCGAAGGCGGGCGCGATCAACTGGGCGGTCGCCGAGAGCGACGCCGACCACTTCGCGGTCTTCGACGCCGACGAGTGGGTCGATCCGGCGTTTCTCTCGCGGGCGATGGCCGAACTCGAGGGCGAGGGCAATGACGAGGACGAGGACGAGGCTGACGGCGGCGATGCAGACGTCTTCCAGGGCCGTCGCATTCCACGAGCGACCGGCCCCGTCGAGACGCTAGCGTACTGCGAGCGCGTCCTCTTTCACTCGAGCTACAAGCTCGTCGAACTGTTCGGCTTCGCGAACTGCCGGAGTTCCTCGACCGTCTTCACCCGCAAGGCGTTCGACCGGGTCGACGGCTTCGACGACGTGCTCACCGAGGACCTGGCGTTCGCCCACGACTGCTACCGAGCGGGCTGTTCGGTCACGCAGGCGCGCCAGTGGACGAACACGATGGAGGCGCCGCACACCCTCCGGGACCTGTGGGGCCAACGGAAGCGCTGGCGCGTCGGCCAGGTCGAGGTGCTCCACCGGACGCTTCGTGAGGCCCTCACGGAGGGGATCGATCGGCGCGGCCTAGTTTCAATCGGGCGCCTGTCGTCCGCCCTGCTGGGCACCCTCGCCGTCCTCTTGCTGGCCGGCAAAATCGCCCTCTTGCTCATGCTCGACACCGAATCGGCCCTGCTCGTGCCCGTGGCCTGCCTCCTAGCGCTGATCGGCGGCGTCGCACTCAGAGACGTTCAGGACGGGCGCATCGACGGACTCCACTGGAGCGCCTGTTTCGTCATCTTCGTCGTGCCCGCCTTCGGCGTCCTGACGCTCAAGGCCGTCCTCGAGTACGTGATCAGCTGGAATGGCGAGTGGTACCGGGTGACGAAAGCAGGAGCGTAA
- a CDS encoding YhjD/YihY/BrkB family envelope integrity protein yields MALDVRRRISTGKDVVAGIQQKNVTFMAASIAYQAFISLIPLLVLVFFLVSIAGDEQLAEQVAATTEGVLPESGQMLLEEAIAGSAESTGASIIGLVTLVWGSLKIFRGLDTAFSEIYESAAENSFFEQLRDAFVVFAAIGLALLAAVVATAVFAYLPDSPLLGIANPLMLVVGFTLAFLPMYYFFPDVDVGVREILPGVVVAAVGWAALQALFQVYVALSSSTDSAGAIGAILLLLTWLYFGGLVLLVGAVVNATTAGRLTLEDDGENDLDRAPARQVTRERELEQLEQQRDRLARERDQLRSTLRAQRSRRSDLETRVDRLAATVDRLERENEELRRELERREEPPWRQALIAALRRVETLKVGTVRRSRDS; encoded by the coding sequence ATGGCTCTCGACGTTCGCCGCAGGATATCGACGGGAAAGGACGTCGTCGCTGGCATCCAGCAGAAGAACGTGACGTTCATGGCGGCGAGTATCGCCTACCAGGCGTTCATTTCGCTGATCCCGCTGCTCGTCCTCGTGTTCTTCCTCGTCTCGATCGCCGGTGACGAACAGCTCGCCGAACAGGTCGCCGCGACGACCGAAGGCGTCCTCCCGGAGAGCGGCCAGATGCTGCTCGAGGAGGCGATCGCCGGCTCCGCAGAGAGCACGGGCGCGTCGATCATCGGCCTCGTGACGCTGGTGTGGGGGTCGCTGAAGATCTTCCGCGGCCTCGACACCGCGTTCTCGGAGATCTACGAGTCGGCCGCGGAGAACAGTTTTTTCGAGCAACTCCGCGACGCGTTCGTCGTCTTCGCCGCGATCGGGCTCGCACTGCTCGCCGCTGTGGTCGCGACGGCGGTCTTCGCGTACCTCCCCGACAGTCCGCTGCTCGGGATTGCAAACCCACTCATGCTGGTCGTCGGGTTCACGCTCGCGTTCCTCCCGATGTACTACTTCTTCCCCGACGTCGACGTCGGCGTCCGCGAGATCCTCCCGGGGGTCGTCGTCGCTGCCGTCGGCTGGGCGGCGCTCCAGGCGCTGTTCCAGGTGTACGTCGCCCTCTCGAGCAGCACCGACTCCGCTGGGGCGATCGGTGCCATCCTCCTGCTTCTGACCTGGCTGTACTTCGGTGGCCTGGTGTTGCTCGTCGGCGCGGTCGTCAACGCGACGACGGCGGGACGACTCACCCTCGAGGACGACGGCGAAAACGACCTCGATCGAGCACCCGCCAGGCAGGTCACCCGCGAGCGGGAGCTCGAGCAACTCGAACAGCAACGAGATCGACTCGCACGTGAGCGCGATCAGCTTCGGTCGACATTGCGCGCCCAGCGGTCACGCCGGAGCGACCTCGAGACCCGCGTCGATCGGCTCGCGGCGACGGTCGACCGGCTCGAGCGCGAGAACGAGGAACTCCGGCGAGAACTCGAGCGCCGGGAGGAGCCGCCCTGGCGACAGGCGCTGATAGCGGCGCTGAGACGGGTCGAGACGTTGAAGGTGGGTACCGTCCGGCGGTCACGCGACTCCTGA
- a CDS encoding uroporphyrinogen-III synthase has protein sequence MCDFTVAVFRPDDDRLEDAVELLESLGATPVPDPMLAVEPTGASPRDDADYTILTSKTGAELVAGAYPGTDSDGVADGGARTDRWNPGEATLCAVGPKTADALRERGYDPEIVPQEYTSSGLVAALEDRVDGARVEVARSDHGSPVLLEGLEAAGAYVHETVLYRLVRPEGSGDSTELAAAGGLDVACFTSSLTVTNWLEAADERGVRDAALEGLSNATVGVIGEPTGETAVAAGIDVDLVASEATFETLATETVELAAPTYYE, from the coding sequence GTGTGCGACTTCACCGTCGCCGTCTTCCGCCCCGACGACGACCGCCTCGAAGACGCCGTCGAGTTGCTCGAGTCCCTCGGCGCGACGCCCGTTCCCGACCCGATGCTGGCCGTCGAGCCGACTGGCGCGAGTCCGCGCGACGACGCGGATTACACGATCCTGACGAGCAAGACGGGGGCTGAACTCGTCGCTGGCGCCTACCCGGGTACCGACTCAGACGGTGTTGCCGACGGTGGCGCGCGAACGGACCGCTGGAACCCCGGCGAGGCTACCCTCTGCGCGGTCGGTCCGAAGACCGCCGACGCCCTCCGCGAACGGGGCTACGACCCCGAAATCGTCCCCCAAGAGTATACCTCGAGTGGCCTCGTGGCCGCCCTCGAGGACCGCGTCGACGGCGCTCGCGTCGAGGTCGCCCGGAGCGACCACGGAAGTCCGGTCCTGCTCGAGGGACTCGAGGCCGCCGGGGCTTACGTCCACGAGACCGTCCTCTACCGACTCGTCCGGCCCGAGGGGAGCGGCGACTCCACGGAACTCGCCGCTGCGGGGGGCCTCGACGTAGCCTGTTTCACCTCCTCGCTGACGGTCACCAACTGGCTCGAGGCCGCAGACGAGCGGGGAGTGAGAGACGCGGCGCTCGAGGGACTCTCGAACGCCACGGTCGGCGTCATCGGCGAGCCGACCGGCGAGACCGCAGTCGCGGCAGGAATCGACGTCGACCTGGTCGCGAGCGAGGCGACGTTCGAGACGCTGGCGACCGAGACGGTCGAACTGGCGGCGCCGACGTATTACGAGTGA
- the hemC gene encoding hydroxymethylbilane synthase, whose product MRTKGTVTLATRGSTLARRQADLVGEALENRRYDVAFETVETTGDQLRDELIHRLGKTGAFVRELDERVLEGSADGAVHSMKDMPTEQPSDLVTAAVPERARPGDVLVTPDGTGLEDLPEGAIVGTSSLRRRAQLLSERPDLEVEPIRGNVDTRLEKVLAPALRAEREERREADSERKGNAGSDGGSYKPSYDDRDDSGDADDDGNDDEADEVTTVDDWHATLTDLEQRALGRDVEIAYDALVLAEAGLERSGLHEYVEYRRLSPLTFVPAPGQGALAVTAVDGETARELNEVLDHPRTRVETTVERTILAELGGGCIAPVGIYAVLQGEYVHANVQVFDRDGQESVTGSRDLPVERHAAAARQFARDLAERGAAELIEAARDGDEGANEEGAADVQTEEGRDD is encoded by the coding sequence ATGCGAACCAAGGGGACGGTCACACTGGCGACGCGAGGGTCCACCCTCGCCCGGCGTCAGGCGGACCTCGTGGGCGAGGCCCTCGAGAACCGCCGCTACGACGTCGCGTTCGAGACCGTCGAAACCACGGGCGACCAGCTACGAGACGAGTTGATCCATCGATTAGGGAAAACCGGCGCGTTCGTCCGCGAACTCGACGAGCGCGTGCTCGAGGGGAGCGCCGACGGCGCGGTCCACTCGATGAAGGACATGCCGACCGAACAGCCCAGCGACCTCGTCACCGCGGCGGTACCGGAACGCGCCCGACCTGGCGACGTGCTGGTGACTCCCGACGGAACGGGCCTCGAGGACCTCCCCGAAGGCGCTATTGTGGGAACCTCGAGCCTGCGCCGACGGGCCCAGCTCCTCTCGGAGCGCCCGGACCTCGAGGTCGAACCGATCCGCGGCAACGTGGACACCCGTCTCGAGAAGGTGCTGGCGCCGGCGCTCCGGGCCGAGCGCGAGGAGCGACGCGAGGCGGACAGCGAACGGAAGGGGAACGCGGGTAGCGATGGTGGGAGTTACAAGCCGTCGTACGACGACCGTGACGACTCTGGTGACGCCGACGACGACGGGAACGATGACGAGGCCGACGAGGTTACCACCGTCGACGACTGGCACGCGACCCTGACCGACCTCGAGCAACGCGCCCTCGGTCGCGACGTCGAAATCGCGTACGACGCGCTCGTCCTCGCCGAGGCCGGCCTCGAGCGCAGCGGACTGCACGAGTACGTCGAGTACCGGCGACTCTCTCCCCTGACGTTCGTCCCCGCACCCGGCCAGGGGGCACTCGCGGTGACGGCCGTCGACGGCGAGACCGCCCGCGAACTCAACGAGGTTCTCGACCATCCCCGGACCCGCGTCGAGACGACCGTCGAGCGGACGATCCTCGCGGAACTCGGCGGCGGCTGTATCGCCCCGGTGGGCATCTACGCCGTCCTCCAGGGGGAGTACGTCCACGCAAACGTGCAGGTGTTCGACCGGGACGGCCAGGAGTCGGTGACCGGCAGTCGCGACCTGCCGGTCGAACGCCACGCGGCGGCCGCCCGACAGTTCGCCCGCGACCTAGCCGAACGGGGCGCCGCCGAGTTGATCGAGGCCGCTCGAGACGGCGACGAGGGAGCAAACGAAGAGGGCGCAGCGGACGTCCAGACCGAAGAGGGCCGCGATGACTGA
- the cobA gene encoding uroporphyrinogen-III C-methyltransferase, translated as MTEAQAEADVGTVYLIGSGPGDPDLLTVKAKRLLETCDVVLHDKLPGPEILESLPDDAEDVGKRAGGERTSQAEINERLVALVREGNDVARLKGGDPFVFGRGGEEAEYLAEHGIPFEVVPAVTSAVAAPAVAGIPVTHRDHASSVSFVTGHEDPTKPESAVDWEALAATGGTIVVLMGVGRLPDYTAVLLEAGLAPETPVALVERGTWPGQRVATGTLETIVDVRDEAGIEPPAVTVIGDVAGTRERVLEFLANEQERGGDRIENGGN; from the coding sequence ATGACTGAGGCCCAAGCCGAGGCCGACGTCGGCACCGTCTACCTCATCGGCAGCGGACCGGGCGATCCCGACCTGCTCACGGTGAAAGCGAAACGGCTGCTCGAGACCTGCGACGTCGTCCTCCACGACAAGTTGCCGGGCCCCGAGATCCTCGAGTCGCTCCCCGACGACGCCGAGGACGTGGGGAAACGCGCCGGCGGCGAGCGCACGTCACAGGCGGAGATCAACGAGCGACTGGTCGCGCTGGTCCGGGAGGGCAATGACGTCGCCCGCCTCAAGGGCGGCGACCCGTTCGTCTTCGGACGCGGCGGCGAGGAAGCGGAGTACCTCGCCGAGCACGGAATTCCGTTCGAGGTCGTCCCCGCGGTCACCTCGGCGGTCGCCGCGCCCGCCGTGGCCGGAATCCCGGTCACCCACCGCGACCACGCCTCCTCGGTGTCGTTCGTCACGGGCCACGAGGATCCCACGAAACCCGAGTCGGCCGTCGACTGGGAGGCGCTGGCTGCCACGGGCGGGACCATCGTCGTCCTGATGGGCGTCGGCCGCCTCCCCGACTACACCGCGGTCCTGCTCGAGGCCGGGCTGGCTCCCGAAACGCCCGTCGCCCTCGTCGAGCGCGGCACCTGGCCCGGTCAGCGGGTCGCGACGGGGACCCTCGAGACCATCGTCGACGTTCGCGACGAGGCCGGCATCGAACCGCCGGCGGTGACGGTTATCGGCGACGTCGCGGGCACGCGCGAGCGGGTGCTCGAGTTCCTGGCGAACGAGCAAGAGCGGGGCGGCGATCGGATCGAGAACGGGGGGAACTGA
- the katG gene encoding catalase/peroxidase HPI yields the protein MTRSNQDWWPNQLNLKILDQNARDAGPMGEEFDYAEAFQELDLEAVKADLEDVMTTSEDWWPADYGHYGPLFIRMAWHSAGTYRTSDGRGGASGGTQRFAPLNSWPDNANLDKARRLLWPVKQKYGEKLSWADLIVLAGNVALESMGFETFGFAGGREDAYEPDEAVDWGPETEWEASERFSGDDELAEPLAATVMGLIYVNPEGPDGEPDPEKSAERIRESFGRMAMNDEETAALIAGGHTFGKVHGADDPNEHVGPEPEAAPIDQQGLGWESSHGSGKGADTITSGIEGPWNATPTQWDMGYIDNLLEYTWWPEKGPGGAWQWTTQNGELDGAAPGAEEPSEKEDVMMLTTDVALKRDPDYREILERFQENPDEFQDAFAKAWYKLIHRDMGPPVRFLGPEVPDEEMLWQDPVPDVDHDLIGEAEIDDLKETILASDLSVSQLAKTAWAAASTYRDSDKRGGANGARIRLEPQRSWEVNEPEALETVLSTLEEIRKEFNGSRSDDVRVSLADLIVLGGNAAVEQAAAKAGYDVDVPFEPGRTDATQEQTDVESFEALEPEADGFRNYLGEGHDRSAEELLVDKADLLDLTAPEMTVLVGGMRALGANYKNSDLGVFTDRPETLTNDFFDTVLSMDYEWEAVSDADSQDVLEWEAPSEGHDIYELRDRETGDVEWAGTRVDLIFGSNARLRAISDVYGSDDGEEKFVHDFVETWGNVMHLDRFDLE from the coding sequence ATGACGAGGTCCAACCAAGACTGGTGGCCGAACCAGTTGAACCTGAAGATTCTCGACCAGAACGCCCGCGACGCCGGTCCGATGGGCGAGGAGTTCGACTACGCCGAGGCGTTCCAGGAACTCGACCTCGAGGCCGTGAAGGCGGACCTCGAGGACGTGATGACGACGTCGGAGGACTGGTGGCCGGCCGACTACGGTCACTACGGGCCGCTCTTTATTCGAATGGCCTGGCACAGCGCCGGCACGTACCGTACCAGCGACGGTCGCGGCGGTGCCTCCGGCGGCACGCAACGGTTCGCCCCGCTCAACAGCTGGCCCGACAACGCGAACCTCGACAAGGCCCGTCGGCTGCTCTGGCCGGTCAAACAGAAGTACGGCGAGAAGCTCTCGTGGGCCGACCTGATCGTTCTGGCCGGAAACGTCGCTCTCGAGTCGATGGGCTTCGAGACGTTCGGCTTCGCCGGCGGACGTGAGGACGCCTACGAACCCGACGAGGCCGTCGACTGGGGGCCCGAAACCGAGTGGGAAGCGTCCGAGCGCTTCAGCGGCGACGACGAACTCGCAGAGCCCCTCGCCGCCACCGTGATGGGGCTCATCTACGTGAACCCGGAGGGTCCGGACGGCGAGCCGGATCCTGAGAAGTCGGCGGAACGGATTCGCGAATCCTTCGGTCGAATGGCGATGAACGACGAGGAGACGGCCGCGCTCATCGCCGGCGGGCACACCTTCGGGAAGGTCCACGGCGCCGACGACCCCAACGAACACGTCGGTCCCGAGCCCGAGGCGGCCCCCATCGACCAGCAGGGGCTGGGCTGGGAGAGCAGCCACGGCTCCGGGAAGGGCGCCGACACGATCACCAGCGGGATCGAGGGCCCGTGGAACGCCACGCCGACCCAGTGGGACATGGGCTACATCGACAACCTGCTCGAGTACACGTGGTGGCCCGAGAAGGGCCCCGGCGGCGCCTGGCAGTGGACCACGCAGAACGGCGAACTCGACGGCGCCGCACCCGGTGCCGAGGAGCCGTCCGAGAAGGAGGACGTGATGATGCTGACGACGGACGTCGCCCTGAAGCGCGACCCCGACTACCGGGAAATCCTCGAGCGCTTCCAGGAGAACCCCGACGAGTTCCAGGACGCCTTCGCGAAGGCGTGGTACAAACTGATCCACCGCGACATGGGCCCGCCGGTGCGGTTCCTCGGTCCGGAGGTTCCTGACGAGGAGATGTTGTGGCAGGACCCCGTCCCCGACGTCGACCACGACCTGATCGGCGAAGCGGAGATCGACGACCTGAAGGAGACGATCCTCGCGTCGGATCTCTCGGTGTCACAGCTCGCCAAGACCGCCTGGGCGGCGGCGTCGACCTACCGCGACAGCGACAAACGCGGCGGCGCCAACGGTGCCCGTATCCGCCTCGAGCCCCAGCGGAGCTGGGAGGTCAACGAGCCCGAAGCGCTGGAGACGGTGCTCTCGACGCTCGAGGAAATTCGCAAGGAGTTCAACGGCTCGCGATCCGACGACGTGCGCGTCTCGCTGGCCGACCTGATCGTGCTGGGCGGCAACGCGGCCGTCGAGCAGGCCGCGGCCAAGGCCGGCTACGACGTGGACGTGCCGTTCGAACCGGGCCGTACCGACGCCACGCAGGAACAGACCGACGTCGAGTCCTTCGAGGCGCTCGAGCCAGAAGCCGATGGATTCCGCAACTATCTCGGCGAGGGCCACGACCGGTCGGCGGAGGAGTTGCTGGTCGACAAGGCCGACCTCCTGGACCTGACGGCGCCCGAGATGACGGTGCTCGTCGGCGGCATGCGCGCGCTGGGCGCGAACTACAAGAACTCCGACCTCGGCGTCTTCACCGACCGACCGGAGACGTTGACCAACGACTTCTTCGACACCGTCCTCTCCATGGACTACGAGTGGGAAGCCGTCTCGGACGCGGATTCCCAGGACGTCCTCGAGTGGGAGGCGCCCTCGGAGGGCCACGACATCTACGAGTTGCGCGACCGCGAGACGGGTGACGTCGAGTGGGCGGGGACCCGCGTGGATCTGATCTTCGGTTCGAACGCCCGCCTTCGCGCCATCTCGGACGTCTACGGGTCTGACGACGGCGAGGAGAAGTTCGTGCACGACTTCGTCGAGACGTGGGGCAACGTGATGCACCTCGATCGCTTCGACCTCGAGTGA
- a CDS encoding CapA family protein, with protein MAERRVTRRRAVLASGGAVVFSGCVSVLDRDRSDDEGARGGNENGSRSQAKTGQGRTHIGFVGDVMLARGVEAEHADGDPSDPWEAVLPYLESLDGLVGNLECCLSTRGERFPDRAFYFRADPSWAAPALSRAGFDALSLANNHLLDYGPTALLDTLEALDVEGIAHAGAGEAPEDAYAPTHVSVDGVDLAVVSIADHFQSYGVTDDRPGTAYLECDPTEARTRVRLREALSQARAFDSGPDLVVVSVHWGPNWVEYPETRYRKFARYLIDSGADVVHGHSAHVFQGVETYNRGVILHDTGDFVDDYVVKEELRNDRSYCFELVLEAGELEAVRLVPIEIDDCRVHHASDDAADWARDTMRERSDPFETDFERDDDALMVTLEQD; from the coding sequence ATGGCGGAACGACGGGTGACGCGCCGACGAGCGGTCCTCGCGAGTGGCGGTGCGGTGGTGTTCTCGGGGTGTGTGTCGGTTCTCGATCGCGACCGTTCGGACGACGAGGGGGCGCGGGGTGGGAACGAGAACGGATCACGTAGCCAGGCGAAGACAGGCCAGGGACGAACCCACATCGGTTTCGTGGGCGACGTCATGCTGGCACGAGGCGTCGAGGCCGAACACGCCGATGGCGACCCGTCCGACCCCTGGGAAGCCGTCCTCCCGTACCTCGAGTCGCTCGACGGCCTGGTCGGGAACCTCGAGTGCTGTCTCTCGACTCGCGGCGAGCGGTTTCCCGACCGGGCGTTCTACTTCCGGGCGGACCCGTCGTGGGCGGCGCCGGCGCTCTCGCGGGCCGGATTCGACGCGCTCTCGCTCGCGAACAACCACCTGCTCGATTACGGTCCGACGGCGCTGCTCGACACGCTCGAGGCGCTCGACGTCGAGGGAATCGCCCACGCCGGCGCAGGCGAGGCGCCCGAAGACGCCTACGCGCCGACGCACGTCTCCGTCGACGGGGTCGACCTCGCCGTCGTCTCCATCGCTGACCACTTCCAGTCCTACGGCGTCACCGACGACCGACCAGGGACGGCCTACCTCGAGTGTGATCCGACGGAGGCCCGGACCCGGGTCCGGCTGCGGGAGGCGCTCTCGCAGGCGAGAGCGTTCGATTCCGGCCCGGACCTCGTCGTCGTCTCGGTTCACTGGGGGCCGAACTGGGTCGAGTACCCCGAAACGAGGTATCGAAAGTTCGCTCGCTACCTGATCGATTCGGGCGCCGACGTTGTCCACGGTCACAGCGCCCACGTCTTCCAGGGTGTCGAGACCTACAACCGCGGCGTCATCCTCCACGACACGGGCGACTTCGTCGACGACTACGTGGTCAAGGAGGAACTGCGAAACGACCGCAGTTACTGCTTCGAACTCGTCCTCGAGGCGGGCGAACTCGAGGCGGTCCGACTGGTCCCCATCGAAATCGACGACTGTCGAGTCCACCACGCGAGCGACGACGCGGCCGACTGGGCACGAGACACTATGCGCGAGCGCTCCGACCCGTTCGAAACCGACTTCGAACGCGACGACGACGCGCTGATGGTCACGCTCGAGCAGGACTGA